The proteins below come from a single uncultured Dethiosulfovibrio sp. genomic window:
- a CDS encoding cobalamin biosynthesis protein → MISVFSVSQRGAKTGERCASLVGGEYRRPPRDQLRSWVSQAWGQSRAIVMVGSIGVAVRVIAPLLQDKETDPAVIVVTEDGKTVIPLTGAHLGGGTDLSRSLGTGLEAEVVLTTSSDRTSSIAPDLICSRWGWKIVGKRGLVDTNGALLDGKDLLYWIEEDQSVPPFPERYLRTARRDLAQVIVSSKKGDLASDQVQLVPPSTVAGIGCRKGTAKATVLQELTEALEDHGLLIQSVGEIRTAWAKKDEPGLMALGEELGIPVTVMTDDEIKAVQGTFSPSAAEDHLGLPGVAEPCAASAGRLLGPRKAQNGVTVALAHRPLNFVGKLSVVGTGPGDSGYMTLQAREAIERADWIVGYRLYVDQLPQEWLEGKGIERYGMGQEEERVEAALSLARKGYRVALVSGGDPILFGMAGLARNMAVGVPLEVIPGLSAVQAAGATLGAPYSNGLIMLSLSDYLQPWRAIEVALEGAASTDLTVALYNPVRKGLEEKLDKVKDTFTARGYIDGWLIRDAGRPEESMRPIKLAELDHRDVDMRTMILLPGKNTVYRDGVLVDTRGYGKERTDSI, encoded by the coding sequence ATGATATCGGTCTTCTCGGTGTCCCAAAGGGGAGCGAAGACCGGCGAACGGTGCGCCTCTTTGGTAGGGGGAGAATACCGCAGGCCCCCTAGAGACCAGCTCAGATCCTGGGTTTCCCAGGCCTGGGGGCAGTCCAGAGCCATCGTTATGGTGGGGTCCATCGGGGTGGCTGTGAGGGTGATAGCTCCCCTTCTACAGGACAAAGAGACCGACCCAGCGGTTATAGTGGTCACAGAGGACGGCAAGACGGTTATCCCCCTGACAGGGGCCCATCTCGGAGGAGGAACCGACCTGTCCCGTTCCCTGGGCACCGGCCTTGAGGCGGAGGTGGTTCTGACCACCTCCAGCGACAGAACCAGCTCTATAGCCCCGGACCTGATCTGCTCCCGATGGGGCTGGAAAATAGTGGGCAAAAGAGGCCTCGTGGACACCAACGGAGCCCTCCTGGACGGGAAGGACCTGCTCTACTGGATCGAGGAGGACCAGTCTGTGCCCCCCTTCCCCGAGAGGTATCTGAGGACCGCCAGAAGGGATCTGGCCCAGGTCATAGTCTCCTCAAAAAAGGGGGATCTGGCCTCCGACCAGGTCCAGTTAGTCCCGCCTTCGACAGTGGCAGGAATAGGCTGTCGAAAGGGAACCGCCAAGGCCACGGTCCTCCAGGAGCTGACCGAGGCCCTGGAGGACCATGGTCTGCTTATCCAGAGCGTCGGGGAGATAAGGACCGCCTGGGCTAAAAAGGACGAGCCTGGGCTTATGGCCCTAGGGGAGGAGCTGGGCATCCCTGTAACGGTTATGACCGACGACGAGATAAAAGCGGTTCAGGGGACCTTCTCCCCCTCGGCGGCGGAGGATCACCTAGGTCTGCCAGGGGTGGCCGAGCCCTGTGCCGCCAGCGCCGGAAGGCTCCTAGGGCCTAGAAAAGCCCAAAATGGTGTCACAGTGGCCCTGGCCCACCGGCCCCTTAACTTCGTCGGCAAGCTGTCGGTGGTGGGGACAGGCCCAGGGGACAGCGGATACATGACCCTTCAGGCCAGAGAGGCCATAGAGAGGGCGGACTGGATCGTCGGGTACAGACTGTACGTGGACCAGCTCCCCCAGGAGTGGCTGGAAGGGAAGGGAATAGAGAGGTACGGCATGGGCCAGGAGGAGGAACGGGTCGAGGCGGCTCTGAGCCTGGCCCGGAAAGGCTACAGGGTGGCCCTGGTCTCCGGTGGGGACCCTATACTTTTCGGCATGGCGGGCCTCGCCAGGAACATGGCGGTGGGAGTACCCCTAGAGGTTATCCCAGGGCTGTCGGCGGTCCAGGCCGCAGGGGCGACCCTGGGCGCCCCCTACTCCAACGGCCTCATAATGCTATCCCTCTCCGATTACCTCCAGCCCTGGCGGGCCATAGAGGTGGCACTGGAGGGAGCGGCCTCCACCGACCTGACTGTGGCTCTGTACAACCCGGTCCGCAAGGGACTGGAGGAAAAGCTGGATAAGGTGAAGGACACCTTTACCGCAAGAGGTTACATCGACGGCTGGCTCATAAGGGACGCAGGGAGACCGGAGGAATCGATGAGACCGATAAAGCTGGCTGAGCTGGACCACCGGGACGTGGACATGAGAACGATGATACTTCTTCCTGGTAAGAACACCGTCTACCGAGACGGCGTTCTCGTAGATACCAGAGGATACGGCAAGGAAAGGACTGACTCTATATGA
- the cobM gene encoding precorrin-4 C(11)-methyltransferase translates to MTKIPNPVHFVGAGPGASDLITLRGKTLLETADLVIYAGSLVNPEILLWCRDNAVIMDSASMDLTEQVEAMERSFREGLSVVRLHTGDPSLYGAVAEQKRSLEDRGIPVVFVPGVSSLQASAAALGIQYTVPGGTQTLICTRRAGRTPVPRSESLEKLASHGATMVMFLSSDQAQEVAEDLITGGIAPETPAACVYRASWDDQIVIRSTLLELPGTMRERSIDRQALIIVGQCIDPGTSASLLYDRTFSHGFREGRE, encoded by the coding sequence ATGACGAAAATACCCAACCCAGTCCATTTCGTAGGAGCGGGACCGGGGGCATCGGACCTGATAACCCTGAGAGGCAAGACCCTACTGGAGACGGCGGACCTGGTCATCTACGCCGGAAGTCTGGTAAACCCTGAGATACTCCTTTGGTGCAGGGATAACGCTGTGATAATGGACTCGGCGTCCATGGACCTGACGGAGCAGGTGGAGGCCATGGAACGGTCCTTCCGGGAGGGCCTGTCGGTGGTCCGACTGCACACCGGTGATCCAAGCCTCTACGGAGCGGTGGCGGAACAGAAAAGATCGCTGGAGGACAGAGGGATACCGGTGGTATTCGTACCGGGGGTAAGCAGTCTACAGGCGTCGGCGGCGGCCCTTGGCATCCAGTACACCGTCCCAGGAGGGACCCAGACTCTGATCTGCACCAGAAGGGCTGGAAGGACCCCTGTCCCTCGGTCCGAGTCCCTGGAAAAGCTGGCCTCCCACGGAGCCACTATGGTCATGTTTTTGAGCTCCGACCAGGCCCAGGAGGTAGCAGAGGACCTTATAACCGGCGGCATAGCCCCGGAGACCCCCGCCGCCTGCGTCTACAGGGCGTCATGGGACGATCAGATCGTGATCCGGTCCACCTTGCTAGAGCTCCCTGGCACCATGAGGGAGAGGTCCATAGACCGTCAGGCCCTCATAATAGTGGGTCAGTGCATCGATCCAGGCACCTCCGCCAGTCTGCTCTACGACAGGACCTTCTCCCACGGCTTTCGGGAGGGCAGGGAATGA
- a CDS encoding methyltransferase domain-containing protein, which translates to MTGPYRDKEFSRLPKVPLTKAPIRALVASLLQPLHGRTVGEVGTGTGGITSELARAVGPGRVYSMDPSKEAIEVATKNLTDLGLIQRVTLIPQGAPEGLSTVPTLDGLVVGGHGGNLRSIIATSLPKMSAGSRIVVTANMPSTAVEALETMEACSMAPEMWQIAPSMGHKTGAGWMLKALNPVFIVWGDVPQDRSENKETLL; encoded by the coding sequence ATGACCGGGCCTTACAGGGACAAGGAATTCTCCAGGCTCCCTAAAGTCCCTCTGACCAAGGCCCCTATAAGGGCCCTGGTGGCGTCGCTCCTCCAGCCCCTCCACGGCCGGACCGTCGGGGAGGTGGGCACCGGCACAGGAGGGATCACCTCCGAGCTTGCCAGAGCGGTAGGACCAGGAAGGGTCTACTCTATGGACCCGTCAAAAGAGGCCATAGAGGTGGCGACGAAGAATCTAACCGATCTCGGACTGATCCAGAGAGTCACCCTGATCCCTCAGGGCGCACCGGAGGGTCTGTCCACGGTCCCGACCCTGGACGGGCTAGTCGTAGGGGGACACGGAGGAAACCTTAGGTCCATAATAGCCACATCTTTGCCTAAGATGTCCGCCGGATCGAGGATAGTGGTGACCGCCAACATGCCCTCCACCGCCGTAGAGGCGTTAGAGACTATGGAGGCGTGTTCTATGGCCCCGGAAATGTGGCAGATAGCCCCATCCATGGGCCATAAAACCGGGGCAGGCTGGATGCTTAAGGCCCTGAATCCGGTGTTTATAGTCTGGGGAGACGTTCCTCAGGATAGATCTGAAAATAAGGAGACCCTTTTATGA
- the cbiE gene encoding precorrin-6y C5,15-methyltransferase (decarboxylating) subunit CbiE yields the protein MEKVYVVGIPPSMDYMIPLASRVLDSSHILIGAPRLLDMFKDLKGKRLIPLQGGYGTCLEILKDRAPEEKIAVLVSGDPCFYSLGTSLASAMPKEELEIVPAIGSMSLAFARLGLPWQDCVFLSFHGRIDVDLDRAIKESSRPVAVLTGGEHGPSSVARAFLDAGPDRVCHVMSDLGMEGERIHTLTLSSLAEDSRDFPSLTVLILEGIR from the coding sequence ATGGAAAAAGTTTACGTCGTAGGGATTCCACCGTCTATGGACTACATGATCCCTCTGGCCTCCAGGGTCTTAGATTCGTCCCACATCCTCATAGGGGCCCCGAGGCTTCTGGATATGTTCAAGGACCTGAAGGGCAAAAGGCTGATCCCCCTCCAGGGAGGATACGGAACCTGCCTGGAGATCTTAAAGGACAGGGCACCGGAGGAGAAAATCGCCGTTTTGGTCTCCGGGGATCCCTGCTTTTACAGTCTGGGGACCTCCCTGGCCTCGGCTATGCCAAAGGAGGAGCTGGAGATCGTTCCAGCCATAGGGTCCATGTCCCTGGCCTTCGCAAGGCTTGGCCTGCCCTGGCAGGACTGCGTATTCCTGAGCTTTCACGGCAGGATTGACGTCGATCTTGACCGAGCCATAAAAGAGTCGAGCAGGCCTGTGGCGGTGCTGACAGGGGGAGAGCACGGACCTTCGTCGGTGGCCCGGGCCTTTTTGGACGCCGGGCCCGACAGAGTATGTCACGTCATGTCAGACTTAGGGATGGAGGGGGAAAGAATCCACACCCTTACCCTGTCCTCCCTGGCGGAGGACAGCAGGGATTTTCCCTCCCTGACGGTCCTGATCCTGGAGGGGATCAGATGA
- the cbiD gene encoding cobalt-precorrin-5B (C(1))-methyltransferase CbiD, whose translation MMDPLEKLGKVGDLQRGFTSGTSTQAAVKGAAIMAVTGVSVEYVEVTLPNGEDIEIPLTDLNAGPGWGSCCVVKRSGDDPDVTDGHSFCATVRVTDEEGVTLKGGVGVGKVTKQGLPVQPGEWAINPTPRRMMERDLSCLVPEGKGLEAVVWIPDGEELAKKTWNPRLGIEGGISIIGTTGVVEPKSTAAWEASIDLYVKVAAKEVGDGPMYLPLGYIGERLLSERYSIDLGKTVKTGDKVGYTLERCRAEGIKKALVVGHIGKLSKVAAGIFDTNYRSGDGRLETIAAWAGACGASAETVREILDLKLAEAAVAILQREGLDEALYHLARRSGERMVDLLDQEMEIGVILTDLAGNVLSVWPEGLLEEERWKKFTS comes from the coding sequence ATGATGGACCCACTGGAAAAACTGGGCAAGGTGGGGGATCTCCAAAGGGGCTTCACCTCCGGCACGTCCACACAGGCGGCGGTGAAGGGAGCGGCCATAATGGCGGTGACCGGTGTGTCGGTGGAGTACGTGGAGGTTACTCTGCCAAACGGCGAGGACATAGAGATACCCCTAACCGACCTCAACGCCGGGCCAGGCTGGGGGTCCTGTTGCGTGGTCAAGAGGTCCGGCGATGATCCTGACGTCACCGACGGTCACAGTTTCTGCGCCACGGTCAGGGTCACCGACGAAGAGGGAGTGACCTTAAAAGGCGGCGTAGGGGTCGGTAAGGTTACCAAGCAGGGCCTCCCCGTCCAGCCAGGAGAGTGGGCCATAAACCCAACTCCCAGGAGGATGATGGAGCGGGACCTCTCGTGTCTGGTTCCCGAGGGCAAGGGGCTTGAGGCGGTGGTCTGGATCCCCGACGGCGAGGAGCTGGCAAAAAAGACCTGGAACCCCAGGCTCGGCATAGAGGGAGGCATCTCCATAATAGGGACCACCGGCGTGGTGGAACCTAAGTCCACCGCCGCCTGGGAGGCGTCCATAGACCTCTACGTTAAGGTGGCCGCTAAAGAGGTCGGTGACGGCCCGATGTACCTCCCTCTGGGCTATATCGGGGAGAGGCTTCTGTCGGAGCGCTATTCCATCGACCTGGGCAAGACTGTCAAGACCGGAGACAAGGTGGGCTACACCCTGGAAAGGTGTCGGGCGGAGGGGATAAAAAAGGCCCTGGTGGTAGGACATATAGGCAAGCTCTCCAAAGTCGCGGCGGGCATATTCGACACCAACTACCGCTCCGGCGACGGACGGCTGGAGACAATAGCAGCCTGGGCGGGAGCCTGTGGGGCGTCCGCTGAGACCGTCAGGGAGATACTGGACCTGAAGCTTGCCGAAGCCGCGGTGGCCATTCTCCAAAGGGAGGGCCTGGACGAGGCACTTTACCACCTGGCCCGACGGTCCGGCGAGAGAATGGTGGACTTGCTGGACCAGGAGATGGAGATAGGGGTCATCCTGACGGACCTGGCGGGAAACGTCCTGAGCGTATGGCCCGAGGGCCTTTTGGAGGAAGAGCGATGGAAAAAGTTTACGTCGTAG
- a CDS encoding precorrin-8X methylmutase, which produces MYKRFMAPSDIEAKSFRILQEKMGPFHGTEEELAIVTRVAHATADVDFGKSLYIHPKAIESAIGALRAGKPVITDVEMVRAGIRKEGLSRLGGEVLTFLNDPDVAGMARATENATRSQMAMRKAVAHMDGAIVAIGNAPTALFEVIDRIKSKDVRPAVVIGMPIGFVGAAESHQELMDLDYPSITAPGPKGGSPVAAATVNALIKLALGE; this is translated from the coding sequence ATGTATAAGAGATTTATGGCTCCATCGGACATAGAGGCAAAGAGCTTCAGGATACTTCAGGAGAAGATGGGCCCCTTCCATGGCACCGAGGAGGAACTGGCTATAGTGACCAGGGTCGCCCACGCCACCGCCGACGTGGACTTCGGGAAGAGCCTCTATATCCACCCTAAAGCTATAGAGTCGGCCATAGGGGCCCTCAGGGCGGGAAAGCCGGTCATAACCGACGTGGAGATGGTGAGAGCTGGCATAAGAAAAGAAGGACTATCAAGGCTAGGAGGGGAGGTCCTGACCTTCCTTAACGACCCAGACGTGGCGGGTATGGCAAGGGCGACGGAGAACGCCACCAGGTCCCAGATGGCCATGAGAAAGGCGGTTGCCCACATGGACGGCGCCATCGTGGCCATAGGCAACGCCCCTACCGCCCTTTTCGAGGTCATAGACAGGATAAAGTCGAAAGACGTCCGCCCTGCGGTGGTGATAGGAATGCCCATCGGTTTCGTCGGAGCCGCCGAGTCCCACCAGGAGCTGATGGACCTGGACTATCCCTCCATAACCGCCCCAGGACCTAAAGGAGGTAGTCCCGTCGCCGCAGCGACGGTAAACGCCCTCATAAAGCTGGCCCTCGGAGAATGA
- a CDS encoding cobyrinate a,c-diamide synthase: MTFPRIIVAGTHSGSGKTTVVMGIASALRKRGLEVQTFKTGPDYIDPGYHSVASGRPCRNLDSMLIDQDPLLELFHRSSEGMDLSLVEGVMGLFDGATGLDDRGSAASLARISRTPVLLVVDARSMARSAAAVVHGFASFDRSVNVAGVILNRIGSPRHFDMIKEAIQSSTKVAVLGYIPRDESISLPERHLGLVPAWEGDTPGLDRLSSLVEDHIDLDELLKIARSSEPYPEHRRDLFSAVKPRGKVKVAVAMDRAFHFYYQDNLDILSHMGAEIVPFSPLEDPSLPETSAVYIGGGFPELTAEELESNHTMREDILKKAQLGMPIFAECGGLMYLVNGIETPDGTDRAMVGIFPGKVSMGKRLRALGYCHGETLRDTLLGPKGRAIKGHVFHWSSYEGPEDTSWALRLTKGETDTMEGLAYKNVLASYLHVHFASDLSIAESFISSALEWQKKANRV; this comes from the coding sequence ATGACATTTCCCAGGATAATCGTGGCAGGAACCCACAGCGGCTCGGGAAAGACCACCGTGGTGATGGGCATAGCCTCGGCCCTGAGAAAAAGGGGGCTTGAGGTCCAGACCTTCAAGACCGGACCGGACTACATCGACCCAGGCTATCACTCGGTGGCCTCCGGTCGGCCCTGTCGAAACCTGGACTCTATGCTCATAGACCAGGACCCACTGCTGGAGCTCTTCCACCGGTCTTCGGAGGGGATGGACCTGTCCCTGGTGGAGGGGGTCATGGGGCTATTCGACGGAGCCACCGGCCTTGACGACCGAGGGAGCGCGGCCAGTCTGGCCAGGATATCAAGGACGCCGGTGTTGCTGGTGGTGGACGCTAGGTCCATGGCCAGAAGCGCCGCCGCGGTGGTCCACGGCTTCGCGTCCTTCGACCGCTCGGTGAACGTGGCAGGGGTGATACTGAACAGAATAGGCAGTCCCAGGCACTTCGACATGATAAAAGAGGCTATCCAGTCCTCCACGAAGGTGGCGGTGCTGGGGTACATCCCGAGGGATGAATCTATCTCCCTGCCGGAAAGACACCTGGGGCTGGTCCCGGCCTGGGAGGGGGATACGCCGGGGCTGGACAGGCTGTCCAGCTTAGTCGAGGATCATATAGACCTGGACGAACTGCTGAAGATCGCCCGATCCTCCGAGCCCTACCCGGAACACCGTAGAGACCTATTCTCCGCCGTGAAGCCTAGAGGTAAGGTCAAGGTTGCGGTGGCGATGGACAGAGCCTTCCATTTCTACTATCAGGACAACCTGGACATTCTGTCCCACATGGGGGCGGAGATAGTCCCCTTCAGCCCTCTGGAGGATCCCAGCCTCCCTGAGACCTCGGCGGTCTATATAGGAGGAGGCTTTCCGGAACTGACCGCCGAGGAGCTGGAGTCCAACCACACCATGAGGGAGGACATCCTGAAGAAGGCCCAGCTCGGCATGCCTATCTTCGCCGAGTGCGGCGGCCTCATGTACCTGGTGAACGGTATAGAGACCCCCGACGGAACGGACAGAGCGATGGTGGGGATATTCCCCGGCAAGGTCTCAATGGGAAAAAGGCTCCGGGCCCTGGGATACTGCCATGGGGAGACCCTGAGGGACACCTTGTTGGGCCCCAAGGGCAGAGCTATAAAAGGCCACGTGTTCCACTGGTCCTCCTACGAGGGACCGGAGGATACCTCCTGGGCCCTGAGGCTCACAAAGGGGGAGACCGACACTATGGAGGGCCTGGCCTACAAAAACGTCCTGGCCAGCTACCTCCACGTACACTTCGCCAGCGACCTGTCCATCGCCGAATCCTTCATATCCTCAGCCCTGGAGTGGCAAAAAAAGGCCAACAGGGTTTGA
- a CDS encoding cob(I)yrinic acid a,c-diamide adenosyltransferase, whose translation MERGYTSLNTGNGKGKTTAAIGQAVRALGRGFSVYIGQFLKTEKSGEILALERSGLPVEIELYGRERAIGSPMTEEDRQWALKGLKKLTASVKDHDMVVADEIIVALSTGLISISEVKGLIKSKGDSTELILTGRGATEEIIAMADVVTEMVEVKHHYRSGVAARDGIER comes from the coding sequence ATGGAGCGAGGATACACGTCCTTGAACACCGGAAACGGCAAGGGGAAGACCACCGCCGCCATAGGTCAGGCGGTCAGGGCTTTAGGCAGGGGGTTTTCCGTCTATATAGGCCAGTTTCTGAAGACCGAAAAATCGGGAGAGATACTGGCCCTGGAGCGATCAGGCCTGCCGGTCGAGATAGAGCTTTACGGTAGGGAAAGGGCCATAGGGAGCCCTATGACCGAAGAGGACAGGCAATGGGCTCTCAAGGGCCTTAAAAAGCTGACCGCCTCAGTGAAGGACCACGACATGGTGGTGGCGGACGAGATAATAGTCGCCCTATCCACCGGTCTGATCTCCATCTCGGAGGTCAAGGGCCTTATCAAGAGCAAGGGAGACAGCACGGAGCTTATCCTGACCGGCAGAGGTGCCACGGAGGAGATAATCGCCATGGCAGACGTGGTCACGGAGATGGTCGAGGTCAAGCACCACTACCGCTCGGGAGTCGCCGCCAGGGATGGAATCGAACGATGA
- a CDS encoding glycerol dehydrogenase: MQKILIAPGRYVQGAGACENSGSQVALLGKNALVIGGKRGLDSVRESMKASFEANSVAFIEEPFGGECCNSEIERIVSIAEGKGSDVIVAVGGGKALDTGKMVALKLSVPVVVVPTIAATDAPCSALSVIYTEEGMFESYQFPPSPNMVIVDTAIVAKAPTRLLVSGMGDALATWFEAEACSRTKSANMPGGVATEAALALAKLCYDQLIEYGYEAKVACDANAVTPALERIVEANTLLSGIGFESGGLAAAHSIHNGMTAIEEMHHMYHGEKVSFGTLTQLVLQDSPREVLEEVLAFCVSVGLPVTFAQLGLKEPSREKIMAAATMATAPGETIHNLPWKVTAEDVADAMMAADALGREWL; encoded by the coding sequence ATGCAGAAGATTCTCATAGCGCCAGGAAGATATGTCCAAGGGGCGGGAGCCTGCGAAAACTCGGGGTCTCAGGTCGCTTTGCTGGGCAAAAACGCCCTTGTCATCGGTGGCAAAAGGGGCCTCGACTCGGTGAGGGAGTCCATGAAGGCCAGCTTCGAGGCCAACTCTGTGGCTTTCATAGAGGAGCCCTTCGGCGGGGAGTGCTGTAACTCGGAGATAGAGAGGATTGTCTCTATCGCTGAGGGCAAGGGTTCGGACGTCATAGTGGCGGTAGGCGGTGGAAAGGCACTGGACACAGGCAAGATGGTTGCTTTAAAGCTATCTGTCCCTGTGGTTGTGGTCCCCACCATCGCGGCCACCGACGCCCCCTGTAGCGCCCTCTCGGTTATCTACACCGAGGAAGGGATGTTCGAGAGTTACCAGTTTCCCCCCAGTCCCAACATGGTCATAGTGGACACCGCTATAGTGGCGAAGGCCCCTACTAGGCTTTTGGTCTCCGGCATGGGGGACGCCCTTGCGACTTGGTTCGAGGCCGAGGCCTGTTCCAGGACTAAGTCTGCCAACATGCCCGGAGGAGTTGCGACCGAGGCAGCTCTGGCCCTGGCTAAGCTGTGCTACGACCAGCTAATAGAGTACGGCTATGAGGCCAAGGTGGCCTGCGACGCCAACGCCGTTACCCCAGCGCTGGAGAGGATCGTGGAGGCCAACACCCTCCTGTCCGGCATAGGCTTCGAGAGCGGCGGCCTCGCAGCGGCCCACTCGATCCACAACGGTATGACCGCCATAGAGGAGATGCACCACATGTACCACGGCGAGAAGGTGTCCTTCGGAACCCTCACCCAGCTTGTGTTGCAGGATTCCCCCAGGGAAGTGCTTGAGGAGGTCCTGGCCTTCTGCGTCTCCGTTGGCCTTCCGGTTACCTTCGCTCAGTTAGGTCTGAAGGAGCCCTCTAGGGAGAAGATAATGGCCGCGGCGACCATGGCCACGGCCCCGGGGGAGACCATCCATAACCTCCCGTGGAAGGTCACAGCGGAGGACGTCGCCGACGCCATGATGGCCGCCGATGCCCTAGGCAGGGAATGGCTCTGA
- a CDS encoding GNAT family acetyltransferase has protein sequence MEARLGIAGDIGEVLALQEKNLVSNLAPDRMSDGFVTTPFTDQQLIDLIAIEGLFVLEDGSDLIGYTMAAGWDYFKGRPMFDYMIERFSGLEYRGETITYGNSFQYGPICIASEKRGSQAFPLLFNRMRDHMSYFKVGTTFINRINGRSLEAHLRKVKLDIIDEFDFNGNSYYGLGFLLS, from the coding sequence ATGGAAGCTAGATTAGGAATCGCCGGAGACATAGGCGAGGTGTTAGCCCTTCAGGAGAAAAACCTGGTGTCTAACCTGGCTCCAGATAGGATGAGCGACGGTTTTGTCACGACTCCCTTCACAGACCAGCAGCTTATCGATCTGATAGCCATAGAGGGCTTGTTCGTCCTGGAGGACGGTTCTGACCTCATCGGCTACACCATGGCCGCCGGTTGGGATTACTTCAAAGGCCGTCCCATGTTCGACTACATGATAGAGAGATTTTCAGGCCTTGAGTATAGAGGGGAGACCATCACCTACGGTAACTCCTTTCAGTACGGCCCTATCTGTATTGCCTCGGAAAAAAGAGGCAGCCAGGCTTTTCCCCTGCTCTTTAACCGCATGAGGGACCATATGTCTTATTTCAAGGTCGGAACGACCTTCATCAACAGGATCAACGGTAGATCCCTTGAGGCTCACCTACGAAAGGTAAAGCTGGATATCATAGACGAGTTTGACTTCAACGGTAACTCCTACTACGGTCTTGGCTTTTTGCTGTCCTAA
- a CDS encoding GNAT family N-acetyltransferase — protein sequence MDKVYIGDRYYDFVWNFKEDPELRRGFNALARDVFDFDFEDYYLSGYWNDRYVPYALMDGGKVVANVSVNILDFFSCGEVKRYVQIGTVMTDGTYRGRGLSRYLLERVMSEWKGKSDTIYLFANDTVLDFYPKFGFAKKTEYEYAKATTGGDGTPRHLDMDDPQNRALLFRLSESTRPFSKLTALKNTGLVMFYATSFMKDDFYYVEGMDAAVFARYDDRTLYLNDVFCPGELSIDEVISVMAKRDTSQVVLGFTPLDTDGYSCNPYSQENETLFVLTDGEKSVFDNHRLMLPILSHA from the coding sequence ATGGACAAGGTTTATATCGGCGATAGATACTACGATTTTGTCTGGAACTTCAAAGAGGACCCGGAGCTACGGCGTGGCTTTAACGCCCTGGCAAGGGACGTCTTCGACTTCGATTTTGAGGACTACTACCTGAGCGGTTACTGGAACGATCGCTACGTCCCCTACGCTCTTATGGACGGGGGCAAGGTCGTCGCCAACGTGTCGGTGAACATCCTGGATTTTTTCTCCTGTGGAGAGGTAAAGCGGTACGTTCAGATCGGCACCGTTATGACCGACGGGACGTACCGAGGCAGAGGTCTCAGCAGATATCTTCTTGAGAGGGTCATGTCCGAGTGGAAGGGTAAAAGCGACACGATCTACCTATTCGCTAACGATACCGTCTTGGATTTTTACCCTAAATTCGGCTTCGCTAAAAAAACCGAGTATGAATACGCAAAGGCGACCACAGGAGGGGACGGAACCCCACGGCACCTCGACATGGACGACCCCCAAAACAGGGCTCTCCTGTTCCGCCTCTCCGAGAGCACCCGTCCTTTCTCCAAACTTACAGCCCTGAAAAACACCGGTCTCGTCATGTTCTACGCCACGTCCTTTATGAAGGACGACTTCTACTATGTCGAGGGTATGGACGCCGCCGTCTTCGCCCGTTATGACGACAGAACGCTGTATCTTAACGACGTTTTCTGTCCTGGGGAACTATCTATCGACGAGGTTATCTCCGTCATGGCGAAGAGGGACACAAGCCAGGTGGTCCTGGGCTTCACCCCTTTGGATACCGACGGATACAGCTGTAATCCCTATTCACAGGAGAACGAAACCCTTTTTGTCCTGACAGATGGAGAGAAAAGCGTCTTTGACAACCACAGACTGATGCTGCCGATACTGTCCCATGCGTAA